In Hymenobacter sp. DG01, one genomic interval encodes:
- a CDS encoding helix-turn-helix domain-containing protein: MSHEAAPATAPSTHPEELVGMQELRLRGFKAYEVDTPTLTNHIYRRWDFFKVALLTSNCAVHYADRSIDITGPSLMFANPHIPYSLEMHDARFTGYTCLFTEAFMKENDRSESLQQSPLFKVGGTPVFHLSELQTAYAQGIFQKILAEQDSGYLYKGDLIRTYLQLLIHEALRMQPSESFVQHKNASSRITALFLDLLERLFPVESPDQAMPLKSAQDFAHQLGVHVNHLNRAVKEVTGKPTTAHIAERVVSEAKALLHHTAWSTAEVAYSLGFEYPTYFNNFFKKHTGTTPLAFRRDAEQVPAV, translated from the coding sequence ATGAGCCACGAAGCAGCCCCCGCCACCGCCCCGAGTACCCACCCCGAAGAACTTGTGGGCATGCAGGAGCTGAGGCTTCGGGGCTTCAAGGCCTACGAGGTGGACACGCCCACGCTTACGAATCACATCTACCGCCGCTGGGACTTTTTCAAAGTGGCGCTGCTGACCAGCAACTGCGCCGTGCATTACGCGGACCGCAGCATCGACATTACCGGCCCCAGCCTGATGTTCGCCAACCCGCACATTCCGTATTCGCTGGAAATGCACGATGCGCGGTTCACCGGCTATACTTGCCTCTTCACCGAGGCGTTCATGAAGGAGAACGACCGGTCGGAAAGCCTGCAGCAGTCGCCCCTGTTCAAGGTGGGCGGCACGCCCGTTTTCCACCTCAGCGAGCTGCAAACCGCGTACGCCCAGGGCATCTTCCAGAAAATCCTGGCCGAACAGGACTCGGGCTACCTCTACAAAGGCGACTTGATTCGCACCTACCTGCAGCTGCTCATCCACGAGGCCTTGCGCATGCAGCCCTCGGAAAGCTTCGTGCAGCACAAAAACGCCTCGTCCCGGATTACCGCCCTGTTTCTGGACCTGCTGGAGCGGTTGTTTCCGGTGGAAAGCCCCGACCAGGCCATGCCGCTGAAATCAGCGCAGGACTTTGCCCACCAGCTGGGCGTGCACGTCAACCACCTCAACCGGGCCGTGAAGGAAGTGACCGGCAAGCCTACCACGGCCCACATTGCCGAGCGGGTGGTTAGCGAAGCCAAGGCCCTGCTGCACCACACGGCGTGGAGCACGGCCGAAGTGGCCTACAGCCTGGGCTTCGAGTACCCGACCTATTTCAACAACTTCTTCAAGAAGCACACCGGCACCACCCCGCTGGCCTTCCGCCGGGATGCCGAGCAGGTACCGGCGGTATAG
- a CDS encoding (2Fe-2S)-binding protein, protein MESDLFPPNPDTPQPADDSRRSFMKQAGGLFGLALASPLAGQAERLTAYSKVINGATDITLRVNGQAHTVRVEPRVTLLDTLRERLDLTGTKKGCDHGQCGACTVHVNGQRTLSCLTLAVMAQGKEITTIEGLAKGDQLHPMQAAFLKHDGLQCGYCTPGQIMSGVACVQEGHATTDAQCREWMSGNLCRCGAYPNILAAVREVAGQSAKG, encoded by the coding sequence ATGGAGTCTGACTTGTTTCCCCCCAACCCGGACACGCCGCAGCCGGCCGATGATTCGCGCCGCTCGTTCATGAAACAAGCCGGCGGCCTCTTCGGCTTGGCCCTGGCTTCCCCACTGGCGGGTCAGGCCGAACGGCTGACGGCCTACTCCAAGGTCATCAACGGCGCCACCGACATCACGCTGCGCGTTAATGGCCAGGCCCACACCGTGCGCGTGGAACCCCGCGTAACGCTGCTCGACACGCTGCGAGAACGGCTGGATTTGACCGGCACCAAGAAAGGTTGCGACCACGGCCAGTGCGGCGCCTGCACCGTGCACGTCAACGGCCAGCGCACCCTCTCGTGCCTAACGCTGGCCGTGATGGCGCAGGGCAAAGAAATCACCACCATTGAGGGCCTGGCCAAGGGCGACCAGCTGCACCCCATGCAGGCGGCCTTCCTCAAGCACGACGGCCTGCAGTGCGGCTACTGCACGCCCGGCCAGATTATGTCGGGCGTCGCCTGCGTGCAAGAAGGCCACGCCACCACCGACGCGCAGTGCCGGGAGTGGATGAGCGGCAATCTGTGCCGCTGCGGCGCTTACCCCAACATCCTGGCCGCCGTGCGCGAAGTAGCGGGCCAATCAGCAAAAGGGTAA
- a CDS encoding xanthine dehydrogenase family protein subunit M, translating into MNDFSYTQAASAKEATALRKDTPTAAYIAGGTTLLDLMKAHLQEHSQLVDITMLPFKGIEQTKEGLRIGALETMSAVGEHPLVVQQYPAVSQSLLLAASPQLRNMATIGGNILQRTRCGYFRDPAFPCNKRVPGSGCPALEGDNHNLAILGVSDSCIANSYPGDFSVALAAFDAVLTLEKGKGKQRQVPLNDFYRLPGNTPHIETVLEPGELIVAVTIPTATHAQRSAYLKVRERSSYAYALASAAVGLDVQSGTIRAARVALGGVGAQPWRSREAEKVLTGAPATEATFRAAAAAALQGAQPREHNRFKVELAQNTLVRALQQVSAG; encoded by the coding sequence ATGAACGACTTCAGTTATACCCAAGCGGCTTCGGCCAAAGAAGCCACCGCCCTGCGCAAGGACACGCCCACGGCCGCCTACATCGCCGGCGGCACCACGCTGCTGGATTTGATGAAGGCCCACCTGCAGGAACATTCACAGCTGGTCGACATTACCATGCTGCCCTTCAAAGGCATTGAGCAAACCAAAGAGGGCCTGCGCATCGGGGCGCTGGAAACCATGAGCGCCGTGGGCGAGCACCCGCTGGTGGTGCAACAGTACCCGGCCGTGTCACAGTCGCTGCTGCTGGCCGCCTCGCCCCAGCTGCGCAACATGGCTACCATCGGGGGCAACATCCTGCAACGTACCCGTTGCGGCTACTTCCGCGACCCAGCCTTTCCCTGCAATAAGCGCGTACCCGGCTCCGGCTGCCCCGCCTTGGAGGGCGACAACCACAACCTGGCCATTTTGGGCGTGAGCGACTCGTGCATTGCCAACTCCTACCCGGGGGATTTCTCCGTGGCGCTGGCCGCTTTCGACGCGGTGCTGACCCTAGAAAAGGGCAAGGGCAAGCAGCGGCAAGTGCCGCTAAATGACTTCTACCGGCTGCCGGGCAATACGCCGCACATCGAGACCGTGCTGGAGCCCGGCGAGTTGATTGTGGCCGTCACGATTCCGACCGCGACGCATGCCCAGCGCTCCGCTTACTTGAAGGTGCGCGAGCGCAGCAGCTATGCCTATGCCCTAGCCTCGGCCGCTGTGGGGTTGGACGTGCAATCTGGCACCATCCGCGCGGCCCGTGTGGCCCTGGGCGGGGTGGGGGCCCAGCCCTGGCGCAGCCGCGAAGCCGAGAAAGTATTGACCGGAGCGCCCGCGACGGAAGCTACCTTCCGAGCGGCCGCCGCGGCTGCCTTGCAAGGGGCCCAGCCCCGGGAACACAACCGCTTCAAAGTAGAGCTGGCGCAAAACACGCTGGTGCGCGCCCTGCAGCAAGTCAGCGCGGGTTGA
- a CDS encoding xanthine dehydrogenase family protein molybdopterin-binding subunit produces MDTEPQFFETNAAPGVVGQPLSRVDGWAKVTGQAKYSAEYNRLPGLVHAVLKTSDVAKGRVTGFDTGAALKQPGVLAILTHQNLPKLAKTPNSPEDRKAFASSPMNFFPMLSDQVHYAGQPVAIVVADTLEHAQYAAALLKVNIAPEAPISSYLDSKAQLYVPKSVRGFQPGVTKRGDAQAAFQNAPVQLTATYHHATNHHNPMEPGATTAHWEAPDRLTVYDTTQGVSETQKTLAAMLGLATEQVRVVTKYLGGGFGCKAWVWPHVVLAPLAAKAVGRPVKLVLTRSQQFTGMGHREEQEQTLRLGATKEGKLLALVHEKTSTTSPWEDWAETNGRIINMLYACPTFEGTYRMGKANVMTPTSTRAPGDMPGSFAIECSLDDLASQLGLDPIQVRLLNYAEKDPTNGRPWSSKSLKECYQRGAELFGWSKRNPKNGQTRAGNTLVGYGMATASYPVHGSQGNARVRLYADGRAVVQAGATDLGTGTYTIATQVAADALGLSPENVRFELGDTNLPSTPWSGGSKAAGTVSSSVYLAAQDVWQKLVKVAVGDKRSPLYGAKPAEVVMEKGRLQLKAKPATGEAFGEVMKRAAMSDVEGSALGRYGSAYESQQTSTITNMNQKEQPVEHSMHAFGAHFCEVHVDPELGTVRVARWVSVVAGGRILNPKTARSQVIGGSIMGIGAALMEQTVHDPHLARYTNADLAGYHVPVNADIPEMQVEFIDEHDPYVNPMGVKGIGEISIVGVTAAVANAVFHATGRRLRSLPMTPNKVLDALRQPA; encoded by the coding sequence ATGGATACCGAACCCCAATTCTTCGAAACCAATGCGGCCCCGGGTGTCGTGGGGCAACCCCTCAGCCGCGTGGACGGCTGGGCAAAAGTGACCGGCCAGGCCAAGTACTCGGCCGAGTACAACCGCCTGCCGGGCCTGGTGCACGCCGTGCTGAAAACCAGCGACGTGGCCAAGGGCCGCGTCACGGGCTTCGACACCGGCGCCGCCCTGAAGCAGCCGGGCGTGCTGGCCATCCTCACGCACCAGAACCTGCCCAAGCTGGCCAAAACGCCCAACTCACCCGAGGACCGCAAGGCGTTTGCTTCCTCGCCGATGAATTTCTTTCCGATGCTATCGGACCAGGTGCACTACGCCGGGCAGCCGGTGGCCATCGTCGTGGCCGACACGCTGGAGCACGCGCAGTACGCGGCGGCCTTGCTGAAGGTGAACATTGCGCCGGAAGCCCCCATATCTTCTTATCTGGACTCGAAGGCCCAGCTGTACGTTCCGAAGAGCGTACGGGGCTTTCAGCCGGGTGTCACCAAGCGCGGCGACGCGCAGGCGGCTTTTCAAAATGCCCCGGTGCAGCTGACCGCTACCTACCACCACGCCACCAACCACCACAACCCCATGGAGCCCGGCGCCACCACGGCGCACTGGGAAGCCCCGGACCGCCTCACGGTGTACGACACCACCCAGGGCGTATCGGAAACGCAGAAGACGCTGGCCGCCATGTTGGGCCTGGCCACCGAGCAGGTGCGGGTGGTAACCAAGTACCTCGGCGGCGGCTTTGGCTGCAAGGCCTGGGTGTGGCCCCACGTGGTGCTGGCCCCGCTGGCCGCCAAGGCCGTGGGCCGGCCTGTGAAGCTGGTGCTCACGCGTTCCCAGCAGTTCACCGGCATGGGCCACCGCGAAGAGCAGGAGCAGACCTTGCGGCTCGGCGCGACCAAAGAGGGCAAGCTGCTGGCCCTGGTGCACGAGAAAACGTCCACCACCTCGCCCTGGGAAGACTGGGCCGAAACCAACGGCCGCATCATCAACATGCTCTACGCCTGTCCTACTTTCGAGGGCACCTACCGGATGGGCAAGGCCAACGTGATGACCCCGACCTCGACGCGGGCGCCCGGCGACATGCCCGGCTCGTTTGCCATCGAGTGTAGCCTGGACGATTTGGCGTCTCAACTGGGCCTGGACCCGATTCAGGTCCGCCTGCTCAACTACGCCGAGAAGGACCCCACGAACGGCCGCCCCTGGTCGAGCAAGAGCCTGAAAGAGTGCTACCAGCGCGGCGCTGAACTGTTTGGCTGGAGTAAGCGCAACCCCAAAAACGGCCAGACCCGCGCGGGCAACACGCTGGTGGGCTACGGCATGGCCACGGCCTCCTACCCCGTACACGGCTCCCAGGGCAACGCCCGGGTGCGCTTATATGCGGATGGGAGAGCCGTGGTGCAGGCCGGCGCGACGGACTTGGGCACGGGCACCTACACCATTGCCACCCAGGTCGCGGCCGACGCGCTAGGATTGTCGCCGGAAAACGTGCGCTTCGAGCTGGGTGATACCAACCTGCCCAGCACGCCGTGGTCGGGGGGCTCCAAGGCGGCGGGCACCGTGTCCTCGTCGGTGTACCTGGCCGCGCAGGACGTGTGGCAGAAGCTCGTCAAAGTAGCCGTTGGCGATAAACGCTCGCCCTTGTACGGGGCGAAGCCCGCGGAGGTGGTGATGGAAAAAGGCCGCCTGCAGTTGAAAGCCAAGCCGGCCACCGGGGAGGCCTTCGGCGAGGTGATGAAGCGGGCCGCCATGAGCGACGTGGAAGGCAGCGCCCTGGGCCGCTACGGTAGCGCCTACGAAAGCCAGCAGACCTCGACCATCACCAACATGAACCAAAAAGAGCAGCCCGTGGAGCATTCCATGCACGCCTTCGGGGCCCACTTTTGCGAGGTACACGTCGACCCCGAGCTGGGCACCGTGCGCGTGGCGCGCTGGGTGAGCGTGGTAGCCGGCGGCCGCATCCTCAACCCCAAAACGGCCCGCTCCCAAGTCATCGGCGGCAGCATCATGGGCATCGGCGCGGCGCTGATGGAGCAGACGGTGCACGACCCCCACCTGGCCCGCTACACCAACGCCGACCTCGCGGGCTACCACGTGCCCGTCAACGCCGACATCCCCGAAATGCAGGTGGAATTTATTGACGAGCACGACCCCTATGTCAATCCCATGGGCGTGAAGGGCATCGGCGAGATTTCCATCGTGGGTGTGACGGCCGCTGTGGCCAATGCCGTGTTTCACGCCACCGGCCGGCGGCTGCGCTCCCTGCCCATGACCCCAAATAAGGTGCTCGACGCCCTACGCCAACCCGCCTAG
- a CDS encoding carboxymuconolactone decarboxylase family protein, giving the protein MPQPSFRLTVLAAVLLLLLLPQRASSAPLTADALSSRQQAMVTIAALTAKGDLPGLHTALGEGLEAGLTVNEEKEVLVHLYAYCGFPRSLQGLNTLLKVLDERKAKGIKDVAGKQASPITSTESKYERGKQNLEKLSGKPEAATKTGYAAFSPEIERFLKEHLFADLFERDVLTYQERELVTITALVSLGGVEPMLQSHLGLGLYNGLTPAQLKQLMAVAETSIGKKDADAGRAVLAKVLSTAQQPTEPNRK; this is encoded by the coding sequence ATGCCACAACCCTCCTTTCGGCTGACGGTGCTGGCCGCTGTGCTCCTGCTTTTGCTACTGCCCCAGCGGGCCAGCAGTGCCCCGCTAACCGCGGACGCGCTGAGCAGCCGGCAGCAGGCCATGGTCACCATTGCGGCGCTAACGGCCAAAGGGGACCTGCCCGGACTGCATACAGCGTTGGGCGAAGGCCTGGAGGCGGGGTTGACTGTGAATGAGGAAAAGGAAGTGCTGGTGCACCTCTACGCCTACTGCGGCTTTCCGCGCAGCCTGCAGGGCCTCAACACCCTGCTTAAGGTGCTGGACGAGCGCAAAGCGAAGGGAATCAAGGACGTGGCAGGCAAGCAGGCGTCGCCCATTACCAGCACCGAATCAAAGTACGAGCGGGGGAAGCAGAACCTGGAGAAGCTTTCGGGTAAGCCCGAAGCTGCTACTAAAACCGGCTACGCCGCCTTCAGCCCCGAAATCGAGCGGTTCCTGAAAGAGCATCTATTTGCCGACCTCTTCGAGCGCGACGTGCTCACTTACCAGGAGCGCGAATTGGTTACCATCACCGCGCTGGTGAGCCTGGGGGGCGTGGAGCCCATGCTGCAAAGCCACCTGGGCCTTGGGCTGTACAACGGCCTGACGCCCGCGCAGCTGAAGCAGCTGATGGCCGTAGCGGAAACCAGCATTGGGAAAAAGGACGCCGATGCCGGCCGGGCCGTGCTGGCGAAGGTCCTAAGCACGGCGCAACAGCCCACGGAACCCAACCGGAAGTAA
- a CDS encoding TonB-dependent receptor, with amino-acid sequence MLAVLFGLAVPRLSWAQARHLLSGTVRDPAGATLPGATVAVPALGLGTATDNDGRYQLELPAGTQQVTVSFIGYLPQTFPVSLSQRQQRDITLAPNTNELTEVVVQGQQTLQEKLTTTQMGVEHLSIREAKLLPALFGEVDILKTLQLKPGVQSGGEGSSGVFVRGGAADQNLVLLDNALVYNPNHLFGLFSVFNSDAVQSVDLYKSGFPAQFGGRLSSVIDVKMREGNREKFTVTGGLGLIASRLSLEGPINKGKGSFLVSGRRTYFDIFTRALNRANEGDDSWQPIPDYFFQDYNAKANYTLGDKDQVFATGYLGRDVFGFNSFANLSANFSWGNTLGTLRWQHTFSPRLTANTQVGVTSYRYSLGSAFDFASFGLTSTILDYNARIDFDYALNPAHQVRFGASATHHTFGVGRLQVETDDNSLNIDDDITYRAAEAGLYASDNWKVTDKLQAEIGLRLSGFQSEGKLYGGLEPRVAARYALSDKLSLKANYALMYQYAHLASNTGASLPTDIWYPTRLSVKPQRSQQVSTGFSWLLFGGKYLLTNEVYYKWAQNQVDFRDGAQIFANPNLDQEFLFGKGWSYGNELYLEKKEGKTTGWVGYTLAWSWRRFGAQRGTTGINDGRDYYPSYDRRHNLNVVVLHQLSPRLSLTGSFVYTSGAPATLPAGRFPLQNAPGGSLLPVPVYPDRNSYRLIPYHRLDLGVVWKLRPVRFGTERDLTFSVYNAYDRRNAYFVYFETTRSPTTDMINGFSAQQVSLFPIIPSVTYNFKF; translated from the coding sequence GTGCTGGCCGTCCTGTTTGGGCTGGCGGTGCCCCGCCTCAGCTGGGCCCAGGCCCGGCACTTGCTCAGCGGCACGGTGCGCGACCCCGCCGGCGCGACCCTGCCCGGCGCCACCGTGGCGGTGCCGGCCCTGGGTTTGGGCACGGCCACGGATAACGACGGCCGCTACCAGCTGGAGCTGCCCGCCGGAACGCAGCAGGTGACGGTGTCCTTCATCGGCTACCTGCCGCAGACCTTCCCGGTAAGTCTCAGCCAGCGCCAGCAGCGCGACATTACCCTGGCGCCCAACACCAACGAGCTGACCGAAGTGGTGGTGCAAGGGCAGCAAACGCTGCAGGAGAAGCTGACCACCACGCAGATGGGCGTCGAGCACCTCAGCATCCGGGAAGCCAAACTGCTGCCGGCGCTCTTTGGGGAAGTCGACATCCTCAAAACCCTGCAACTCAAGCCCGGCGTGCAAAGCGGCGGCGAGGGCAGCAGCGGGGTGTTCGTGCGCGGCGGCGCGGCCGACCAAAACCTGGTGCTGCTCGACAACGCGCTGGTGTACAACCCCAACCACCTGTTCGGCCTGTTCTCGGTGTTCAACTCCGACGCCGTGCAGTCGGTGGACCTCTACAAGTCGGGCTTTCCGGCGCAGTTTGGCGGCCGGCTTTCCTCGGTGATTGACGTGAAGATGCGCGAAGGCAACCGCGAGAAATTCACCGTGACGGGCGGGCTCGGGCTCATTGCCTCGCGCTTGAGCTTAGAAGGTCCCATTAACAAAGGCAAGGGCTCGTTTCTCGTCAGTGGGCGGCGCACTTACTTCGACATCTTCACCCGGGCCCTCAACCGCGCCAACGAAGGCGACGACAGCTGGCAGCCCATTCCGGACTACTTCTTTCAGGACTACAACGCCAAGGCCAATTACACGCTGGGCGACAAAGACCAGGTGTTTGCCACCGGCTACCTGGGCCGCGACGTGTTCGGTTTCAACTCGTTTGCCAACCTGTCGGCCAACTTCTCCTGGGGCAACACCCTGGGCACGCTGCGCTGGCAGCACACCTTTTCACCCCGGCTCACGGCCAACACCCAGGTGGGCGTGACCAGCTACCGCTACTCACTCGGCAGTGCGTTTGACTTCGCCTCCTTCGGCCTGACGTCGACCATCCTCGACTACAATGCCCGGATAGATTTCGACTACGCGCTGAACCCGGCGCACCAGGTGCGCTTCGGGGCCAGCGCGACGCACCACACCTTCGGTGTGGGCCGCCTGCAGGTGGAAACGGACGATAACTCGCTCAACATCGACGACGACATTACCTACCGGGCGGCAGAAGCCGGCCTTTACGCCAGTGACAACTGGAAGGTCACGGACAAGCTGCAGGCCGAAATCGGGTTGCGCCTGAGCGGCTTTCAGAGTGAGGGGAAGCTGTACGGCGGCCTGGAGCCCCGGGTGGCGGCGCGCTACGCGCTCAGCGACAAGCTCTCGCTCAAGGCCAACTATGCCCTGATGTACCAGTACGCCCACCTAGCCAGCAACACGGGCGCCTCGCTGCCCACCGACATCTGGTACCCCACGCGGCTGTCGGTGAAGCCGCAACGCTCGCAGCAGGTATCGACCGGCTTTAGCTGGCTGCTATTCGGTGGCAAGTACTTGCTCACGAATGAGGTGTACTACAAGTGGGCGCAGAACCAGGTGGACTTCCGCGACGGGGCCCAGATTTTCGCCAACCCCAACCTCGACCAGGAGTTTCTCTTCGGCAAGGGCTGGAGCTACGGTAACGAGCTGTACCTGGAAAAGAAGGAAGGCAAAACCACCGGCTGGGTTGGCTACACCCTGGCCTGGAGCTGGCGCCGGTTCGGGGCCCAGCGCGGCACCACCGGCATCAACGACGGGCGCGACTACTACCCCAGCTACGACCGCCGCCACAACCTGAACGTGGTGGTGCTGCACCAGCTCAGCCCGCGCCTGAGCCTGACGGGCAGCTTCGTGTACACCAGCGGGGCCCCGGCCACGCTGCCGGCCGGGCGCTTTCCCCTGCAAAACGCGCCGGGGGGCTCCCTACTGCCCGTGCCGGTCTACCCCGACCGCAACTCCTACCGCCTGATTCCCTACCACCGCCTCGATTTGGGCGTGGTCTGGAAGCTGCGGCCCGTGCGCTTCGGCACCGAGCGCGACCTGACTTTCAGCGTCTACAACGCCTACGACCGGCGCAACGCCTACTTCGTCTACTTCGAGACGACGCGCAGCCCAACCACCGATATGATTAATGGCTTTAGTGCCCAGCAGGTGTCGCTGTTCCCCATCATCCCGTCGGTCACCTACAACTTCAAATTCTAA
- a CDS encoding DUF4249 family protein translates to MRKSFQQFAANVSLAGLLLTTAGCDLQNDVDVVMPAYTPELVVECYLEAGQVPRLTVVESGAYLPSTVGGTDQPTITLPTATTPTLGLGINGITIQVPVDVTVNLTLPSGQVMPMRFAPGIDPVTRRVFTHIGTSPLALQPGQRFALDVRDTRDHHITGTAGVPTFVPIDSVRYGFNGRSGEDRQANFITRWTDAGATADYYRLLLTTTREPNDSEGDYLVSDQLFNGQSYMAPTTYRFMPGDTMTATLYHLEADYYNFQQSVMGAISGNGNPFSQPARIRSTVQGGLGVFAVLVADRRTLILR, encoded by the coding sequence ATGCGTAAGTCTTTCCAGCAGTTCGCTGCCAACGTCAGCCTGGCCGGTCTGCTGCTGACTACCGCGGGGTGCGACCTGCAAAACGACGTCGATGTCGTGATGCCTGCCTACACCCCCGAACTGGTGGTGGAATGCTATCTAGAGGCGGGACAGGTGCCGCGTCTCACAGTGGTAGAATCGGGCGCCTACCTGCCCTCCACGGTGGGGGGCACCGACCAGCCCACTATCACGCTGCCCACCGCCACCACGCCCACCCTGGGCCTGGGCATCAACGGCATCACCATTCAGGTACCCGTCGATGTCACGGTCAACCTCACCTTGCCCAGCGGCCAGGTGATGCCTATGCGGTTTGCGCCGGGCATCGACCCGGTGACGCGGCGGGTCTTCACCCACATCGGCACCAGTCCCCTGGCCCTGCAGCCGGGCCAGCGCTTCGCCCTGGACGTGCGCGACACCCGCGACCACCATATCACCGGTACGGCCGGGGTGCCCACCTTCGTGCCGATTGACTCGGTTCGCTACGGCTTCAACGGGCGCAGCGGTGAGGACCGGCAGGCCAACTTCATCACCCGCTGGACCGATGCGGGGGCTACAGCGGACTATTACCGTCTGCTGCTCACCACGACGCGCGAGCCCAACGACTCCGAGGGGGACTACCTGGTCAGCGACCAGCTCTTCAACGGCCAGTCCTACATGGCCCCCACCACCTACCGCTTTATGCCCGGCGACACGATGACGGCCACGCTGTATCACCTGGAGGCGGACTATTACAATTTCCAGCAAAGCGTCATGGGGGCCATTTCGGGCAACGGCAACCCCTTCTCGCAGCCGGCCCGCATCCGCAGCACCGTGCAGGGCGGCTTGGGTGTATTCGCTGTGCTGGTCGCCGACCGTAGGACCCTGATTTTACGATGA
- a CDS encoding acyl carrier protein — protein sequence MIEAIWQQVLPLLPPGAAGSQPTEKSRPDLGLDSLDFVELVLQVEQQFSIRFSAAELSELRLVQLSLSGIERSLRQSVYAKFFAQLLQSGSWL from the coding sequence ATGATAGAAGCTATTTGGCAGCAGGTGCTGCCGTTGCTGCCGCCGGGTGCGGCGGGCAGCCAGCCCACGGAAAAGTCGCGACCGGACCTTGGCCTGGACTCCCTCGATTTTGTCGAGCTGGTGCTGCAGGTTGAACAGCAGTTCAGCATTCGGTTTTCCGCAGCCGAGCTATCGGAGCTGCGCCTGGTCCAGCTTTCCCTGAGCGGCATCGAGCGGTCCTTGCGGCAATCCGTGTATGCTAAGTTCTTCGCGCAGTTGCTGCAAAGCGGCTCTTGGCTATGA
- a CDS encoding flavodoxin yields the protein MNNQPNRRLQPVKPSTAALSRWLLSCVLLISACSFAQTDDAQAPAAPGVVVDSSKVLIVYLSRTSNTKAVAGMIHQRVGGTLVALELETPYPANYQATVQQVARENDTGFLPPLRTRIANMAQYDVVFVGAPTWGMQLPPPMKSFLKQYNLSGKTIVPFNTNAGYGVGSSFETVKALAPQSTVLEGFTTRGGIERDGVLYVMEGNKEKQVQTEVQAWLRKLNLLITR from the coding sequence ATGAACAACCAGCCTAACCGTCGATTACAGCCTGTTAAGCCCTCTACGGCTGCCCTTTCGCGCTGGCTGCTCAGCTGCGTGCTGTTGATTTCCGCGTGCTCCTTCGCGCAGACCGACGACGCTCAGGCGCCGGCGGCACCGGGCGTGGTGGTGGATTCGAGCAAAGTCCTGATTGTGTACTTGTCGCGCACCAGCAACACCAAGGCCGTGGCGGGCATGATTCACCAACGGGTAGGTGGCACGCTGGTGGCGCTGGAACTGGAGACCCCCTACCCGGCCAACTACCAGGCCACGGTACAGCAGGTGGCCCGGGAAAACGATACCGGCTTTTTGCCCCCGCTGCGCACCCGTATCGCCAACATGGCGCAGTACGACGTCGTCTTTGTGGGCGCGCCCACCTGGGGCATGCAGCTGCCCCCGCCCATGAAAAGCTTTCTGAAGCAGTATAACCTGAGCGGCAAAACCATCGTGCCCTTCAACACCAATGCCGGCTACGGGGTAGGCAGCAGCTTTGAGACGGTTAAGGCGCTGGCTCCCCAAAGCACCGTCCTGGAAGGCTTTACCACGCGTGGGGGCATCGAACGGGACGGGGTGCTCTACGTGATGGAAGGCAATAAAGAAAAGCAGGTGCAGACGGAAGTCCAGGCCTGGTTGAGAAAACTGAACCTGCTCATTACCAGGTAA